The following are encoded in a window of Candidatus Moraniibacteriota bacterium genomic DNA:
- the ssb gene encoding single-stranded DNA-binding protein, producing the protein MNLNKVMLVGRLTRDPEIRSTSSGQSVGTIGLATTYTWTDKNGQKQEKPEFHNLTLWGRTAEIAGQYLTKGQECYFEGRLQSRSYTGKDNVERKVTEIIVENMQMGSRPQGSAPRPATGQSFSSEKTPSYSNQGAPTGAKRPEENKPRDEEIPTINLDDEKDDIRIEDVPF; encoded by the coding sequence ATGAATCTCAACAAAGTTATGCTCGTCGGACGACTCACAAGAGATCCGGAAATCCGCTCTACATCGTCAGGTCAATCAGTTGGCACCATAGGACTTGCCACCACCTATACATGGACTGATAAAAATGGCCAAAAACAAGAAAAACCAGAATTTCACAATCTCACTCTCTGGGGAAGAACAGCAGAAATTGCTGGTCAATATCTAACCAAAGGTCAAGAATGTTATTTTGAAGGACGTCTTCAAAGTAGATCTTATACAGGAAAAGATAATGTGGAAAGAAAAGTTACCGAGATAATCGTCGAGAATATGCAAATGGGATCCAGGCCTCAAGGCTCCGCCCCTCGACCCGCAACAGGACAATCATTTTCTTCAGAGAAGACGCCTTCGTATTCGAATCAGGGTGCCCCAACAGGAGCTAAAAGACCTGAAGAAAATAAACCCAGAGATGAAGAAATCCCAACTATCAATCTTGATGATGAAAAAGATGATATCCGGATCGAAGATGTTCCTTTTTAA
- a CDS encoding 30S ribosomal protein S18, which produces MKQCYFCSNKIDTIDYKDAYLLRRFMNSLGKIYPPKKHGTCAKHQRSLTTSIKRARIMALVPFTTR; this is translated from the coding sequence ATGAAACAATGTTATTTTTGTTCCAATAAAATCGATACTATTGATTATAAAGACGCCTATCTTCTTAGACGCTTTATGAACTCTTTGGGAAAAATTTATCCTCCCAAAAAACATGGTACCTGCGCAAAACACCAAAGAAGTCTCACGACATCAATAAAAAGAGCTCGTATTATGGCACTTGTTCCTTTTACAACAAGATAA
- the efp gene encoding elongation factor P — protein MLSLSQIKAGKNIIVDNQPYTILTNEHSKMGRAGAVMRTKLKSLITGFLIEKTFQGADKVDEADISKSKAQYLYTEEENLNFMDMESYEQFSLPKEAIGTSKQFLLEGTEVDILQWNGQPINVELPVKVTLLVTDAPPGIKGDTASGGDKVVTLETGATLTVPLFVKSGDKVIINTQTGYYVSRA, from the coding sequence ATGCTTTCACTTTCACAAATCAAAGCGGGTAAAAATATTATAGTTGATAATCAACCCTATACTATACTTACCAACGAACATTCTAAAATGGGAAGAGCGGGTGCTGTTATGAGAACGAAGCTCAAAAGTCTCATTACCGGGTTTCTTATTGAAAAGACATTTCAGGGTGCTGATAAAGTAGACGAGGCTGATATCTCCAAGTCAAAAGCTCAATATCTTTATACTGAGGAAGAGAATCTCAATTTTATGGATATGGAAAGCTATGAACAATTTTCCCTCCCCAAAGAAGCTATTGGAACCTCTAAACAGTTTCTTCTAGAAGGAACTGAGGTTGATATTCTTCAATGGAATGGTCAACCTATCAATGTTGAACTTCCTGTAAAAGTAACGCTATTAGTAACTGATGCGCCTCCAGGAATAAAAGGTGATACGGCCTCTGGTGGAGATAAGGTTGTCACGCTCGAAACTGGTGCAACACTCACCGTTCCTCTTTTTGTAAAATCAGGAGATAAGGTTATTATCAATACCCAAACAGGATATTACGTTTCTCGAGCCTAA
- a CDS encoding VWA domain-containing protein, translating into MRTIGVAFFFSFLLFLGGLYSSVQAASPANCGALFPNVKHEISGNTFYIGDTIPTTFSFQVTGDANTEDGGNVDVVFVMDRSGSMAWPDASGKIKIDAAKSVLKEAVDMVAKDKNGGSRASLVTFSSDTTLDYGLSENFQAVKNSIDRITAVGATSIGGGLLTAGTHMNSNGNPDSNKFIILASDGAHNTNPPISAGINAVPSDVTVYTIGITDSGTEFNKENLVKIATTAGTGKGFYSQGNADDLKTIFENIFREIRKPFLMEDISISFPAEEIYVTVVSATPRWNSKIGSLLTWNNSSPDMKSGDSRTFTINYTAIGEIGAPGTVLSGPSIRLNYTLFGNSCTKDIPFTKQDKVIIEKKSLVLRSGSDCNGSFFPESKILAIKDSAVMTVCDSSTGLPAEGVAWTNSKSSCLSMSAGTSSTRIITSVQDKCSGTIRVTKTNYNPDSTKLLFLKYPPKSGNVNDDEIWKEIQP; encoded by the coding sequence ATGAGAACAATAGGAGTGGCTTTCTTCTTTTCCTTCCTTCTTTTTTTGGGAGGATTATATTCTTCTGTTCAAGCTGCTTCCCCGGCAAATTGTGGGGCATTATTTCCCAACGTCAAGCATGAAATTAGTGGGAATACATTTTATATTGGAGATACTATTCCAACAACTTTTTCTTTTCAAGTAACGGGCGATGCTAACACTGAAGATGGAGGAAATGTGGATGTCGTTTTTGTTATGGATCGATCTGGTTCTATGGCTTGGCCAGATGCTTCGGGAAAGATCAAAATAGATGCTGCAAAAAGCGTTCTCAAAGAGGCTGTTGATATGGTTGCAAAAGACAAAAATGGAGGAAGTAGAGCTAGTTTAGTGACTTTTTCATCAGACACAACATTGGATTATGGATTATCCGAAAATTTTCAAGCAGTAAAAAATTCAATTGATAGAATTACTGCAGTGGGAGCTACCTCTATCGGAGGAGGTCTCCTTACGGCGGGAACTCATATGAATTCAAATGGAAATCCAGATTCAAATAAATTTATTATTTTGGCTTCAGATGGTGCTCATAATACAAACCCACCAATAAGTGCGGGTATAAATGCAGTTCCAAGCGATGTAACGGTGTATACCATAGGTATTACTGACAGTGGTACTGAATTTAATAAAGAAAATCTTGTAAAAATTGCTACCACAGCAGGAACAGGAAAAGGTTTTTATTCACAAGGAAATGCAGATGATCTGAAGACTATTTTCGAAAATATTTTTAGAGAAATTAGAAAGCCATTTTTGATGGAAGATATATCAATAAGTTTCCCAGCAGAAGAAATATATGTAACAGTAGTAAGTGCAACTCCTCGATGGAATTCAAAAATTGGATCTCTTCTCACTTGGAATAATTCTTCTCCAGATATGAAATCTGGAGATTCTCGAACATTCACCATTAATTATACGGCTATAGGTGAAATAGGAGCTCCTGGAACAGTTCTTTCTGGTCCGTCTATAAGGCTAAACTATACTCTTTTTGGAAATTCTTGCACAAAAGATATTCCATTTACAAAACAAGATAAGGTTATCATTGAGAAGAAAAGTCTTGTCCTCAGGTCAGGAAGTGATTGTAATGGATCATTTTTTCCTGAAAGTAAAATTCTTGCCATAAAGGATTCTGCTGTAATGACTGTATGTGATAGCTCTACAGGACTTCCTGCTGAAGGGGTTGCTTGGACAAATTCAAAATCTTCTTGTTTAAGCATGTCAGCAGGAACATCTTCGACAAGAATAATTACAAGCGTTCAAGATAAATGTTCTGGAACAATAAGAGTAACAAAAACAAATTATAATCCTGACTCTACAAAGCTTCTCTTTCTTAAATACCCTCCAAAATCAGGTAATGTTAATGATGATGAGATTTGGAAAGAAATACAACCCTAA